A single Bdellovibrio bacteriovorus DNA region contains:
- a CDS encoding acyltransferase family protein — MERIRAIDLARGIAVVLMILSHGIKGLVPFEEFPSWGLVPLHLLTKGASTCFFLVFGMTLAVAFVPAIDRDDWPKKRKRLFFRGLKILFWYKVLCIVEMFSLYERQEIIDVLLYRAFAVYSEILGFYGIALLWIPFFLPLWKKLRWWGQLLSIAVTTYIAIFLFNNFDFGSVGLQALLVEHEDFYTWGQLTRLPIVMIGMMLGEAVRRSYDSIRKRMILSASLFTGGILLAVAFVLHSPENLQETLMALAMNEGKHPPDASFMLFSISLTLFIVSLSLAGGNLLALVLKPVTIIGSDALGAFIFHICVIFVFYRYLFDYWHKITYQHALHLTLLLILLTAIWIRVKNWVSQES; from the coding sequence GTGGAAAGAATCCGAGCCATTGATTTAGCACGAGGAATTGCGGTCGTTCTTATGATTTTAAGTCATGGGATCAAGGGGCTTGTTCCATTTGAAGAGTTTCCATCTTGGGGGCTTGTGCCTCTTCATCTTTTAACCAAAGGCGCTTCAACCTGTTTCTTTCTGGTCTTCGGAATGACGTTGGCGGTGGCCTTTGTTCCGGCGATAGATCGCGACGACTGGCCCAAGAAAAGAAAGAGGCTGTTCTTTCGCGGATTGAAAATTCTTTTTTGGTACAAGGTTCTGTGCATCGTGGAAATGTTTTCTTTGTACGAACGGCAAGAAATCATCGATGTTCTTTTGTACCGAGCTTTCGCAGTTTATTCAGAAATTCTGGGCTTCTACGGCATCGCCCTTTTGTGGATTCCGTTTTTTCTGCCACTGTGGAAGAAGCTTCGATGGTGGGGGCAACTGCTCAGCATAGCTGTCACGACTTACATCGCGATTTTTCTTTTTAACAATTTCGATTTCGGCAGCGTGGGTTTACAAGCGCTGCTTGTTGAGCATGAAGATTTTTATACCTGGGGACAGCTCACACGTTTACCCATTGTGATGATTGGTATGATGTTAGGCGAAGCCGTGCGCCGCAGTTACGACAGCATCAGAAAAAGAATGATTCTTTCAGCCTCCCTCTTTACGGGCGGAATTCTTTTGGCCGTGGCGTTTGTTTTACACTCTCCGGAAAACCTGCAAGAAACTTTGATGGCGTTGGCGATGAACGAGGGAAAGCATCCTCCGGATGCGTCTTTTATGTTATTTAGCATCTCGCTCACTCTGTTTATAGTATCGCTCAGTTTAGCCGGAGGAAATCTTCTGGCTTTAGTCTTGAAACCCGTGACTATCATCGGGTCAGATGCGCTAGGAGCCTTCATCTTTCACATCTGTGTGATCTTTGTTTTCTATAGGTATTTATTCGATTATTGGCATAAAATAACTTATCAGCACGCTTTGCATCTTACCTTGTTATTGATTTTATTAACGGCCATTTGGATAAGGGTAAAAAATTGGGTTTCACAAGAATCTTAA
- a CDS encoding serine hydrolase: MGFTRILKAVMFALTVTWVKAPAWASSKNFEESLKELESKQPIQLGVFVKNLSTGEVLSYRGEDLWYVASGVKLPIVLENLRQVDQKKYTLNSQIELRKEDFVDGAGYTNYKKAGSKLSVKFLVEQALIYSDNTASDLLIRQAGLDSVNSCIQDLVPGGFTAITTLADVRRRLYSEVHPSSEKLQGQDFILLKRSRGDEVKFRRLSQMLGVDTKEFKCKTLDEAYDNYYSKKLNSATLKAYAELLEKVAEGKILGDSTQKFLIETMTKVQTGPHRIKAGLPKKYSFAHKTGTQHSRICDFGIAWDKKSEIKTGVVIAACVKDFKSLDVAESALKSVGVALQKAGVL, encoded by the coding sequence TTGGGTTTCACAAGAATCTTAAAAGCCGTGATGTTTGCTTTGACCGTGACCTGGGTGAAAGCGCCAGCATGGGCGAGCTCAAAAAATTTTGAAGAAAGCTTGAAAGAGCTTGAATCAAAACAGCCGATTCAATTAGGCGTCTTCGTCAAAAATCTCAGCACCGGAGAGGTTCTCTCTTACCGAGGTGAAGACCTGTGGTATGTCGCTTCCGGCGTAAAGCTACCTATTGTTCTAGAGAATCTTCGTCAGGTAGATCAGAAAAAATACACTTTGAATTCGCAGATTGAACTTCGAAAAGAAGACTTCGTGGATGGCGCGGGCTACACGAATTATAAAAAAGCCGGAAGTAAACTGTCAGTGAAGTTTCTGGTGGAGCAGGCGTTGATATATAGTGATAACACGGCGAGCGACCTTCTGATTCGGCAAGCAGGTTTGGATTCCGTCAATAGCTGTATCCAGGATCTGGTGCCGGGAGGCTTTACCGCGATCACGACATTGGCGGATGTTCGTCGTCGACTTTATTCTGAAGTGCATCCTTCGTCTGAAAAACTTCAAGGTCAGGATTTTATTTTGCTTAAAAGATCTCGCGGGGATGAAGTGAAATTTCGTCGGCTGTCGCAGATGTTGGGCGTGGATACAAAAGAATTCAAATGTAAAACTTTGGACGAAGCTTACGACAACTATTACTCAAAGAAATTGAATTCAGCCACATTAAAAGCCTATGCGGAACTTTTAGAAAAAGTGGCGGAAGGAAAAATACTCGGTGATTCAACTCAGAAGTTTCTGATTGAAACTATGACCAAGGTGCAAACCGGTCCGCATCGGATCAAGGCGGGGCTGCCAAAGAAGTATTCTTTCGCCCATAAGACGGGAACTCAGCATTCCCGGATCTGTGACTTTGGCATTGCCTGGGATAAAAAGTCAGAAATCAAAACGGGCGTTGTGATCGCGGCCTGTGTAAAAGACTTCAAATCTTTGGATGTGGCAGAGTCGGCGCTTAAAAGTGTCGGCGTCGCTTTACAAAAAGCGGGAGTTCTATGA
- a CDS encoding carbonic anhydrase, whose protein sequence is MLKKEIARLLTGFRQFKEKFYAGEDSVYSKLQNVQNPKTLIIGCSDSRVDPAILSSAGPGELFVVRNVANLVPPCDPDGGRHGVSAAIEFAVVNLQVETVIILGHSQCGGIRALLNPENTIAGGFLQQWVKIAEPAKTRAIALASSDDSVPLWRLCEHESIRTSLENLKSFPFVAEAIEKRGLTLLGVYFDIEKGELLEFNEKTESFTPIPY, encoded by the coding sequence ATGTTGAAAAAAGAAATTGCCCGCCTTCTTACTGGTTTTCGACAATTCAAAGAAAAATTCTATGCAGGGGAAGACTCTGTATACAGCAAGCTACAAAATGTCCAAAATCCTAAGACTTTGATCATCGGATGTTCGGACTCACGCGTGGATCCTGCGATTCTTTCGTCTGCAGGACCGGGTGAGCTTTTTGTAGTTCGTAACGTCGCAAATCTGGTTCCGCCATGTGATCCTGATGGAGGTCGTCACGGGGTGAGTGCCGCGATCGAATTTGCGGTCGTCAATTTGCAAGTCGAAACGGTGATCATTCTAGGTCACAGTCAGTGCGGCGGTATCCGCGCTCTTTTAAATCCTGAAAACACGATTGCTGGAGGTTTCCTTCAACAATGGGTGAAAATCGCTGAGCCTGCAAAAACCCGTGCGATTGCCTTGGCCTCTTCGGATGACTCTGTTCCTTTGTGGAGACTGTGTGAACACGAAAGTATTCGCACCTCACTAGAGAATCTGAAATCTTTCCCCTTTGTTGCCGAAGCCATCGAAAAACGTGGTTTGACACTATTAGGGGTTTATTTCGATATCGAAAAGGGTGAGCTCTTGGAGTTCAACGAGAAGACGGAATCATTCA